TTTGGGTAAGGTATTTCGTACCGGGTTGGACCCTCTTGAAAACCTTTAAGAGAGCAATCGGTAAGTACCCTTGTGAAGTGGCTCAGTCGGCTCCGTGGCAGGGAGGAAATCGCATTACCAACCACCGTGGCTTTCGAGGAGCTCGATGCATGGTTGGCGCAGGTCTCGCAATCGCTCCTCGGTGATCTCAGTGCGAACGCCGAGCAGGGGTATACAGCGATCCGTGAGAGTCGTGCCCGACTCAGGCAACGCGTCGCTGAGCTCGAGACCGCGGACTCGACAGAGCAGGTGCCGGATCGTATCGTGAAGATCGGGTTAACGAGCAGGAAGAAGATGGTCAAGCATCTCGAAGCGATAACCGAAAAGGTCACGCTACCAGCAACGAGCGATTATCACACCATTATAGCCTTTCATCGAGAGACCACCGCGGCACTCGAATTCCCGTTCGGTAAATCGCGGACCAATATCTACTGTGTCCGCTCGCTCTTCCCGAACGAGATCAAGGAGATCATCACCGAGCTGAACCATCTGCGAAGCGGTCTCGATCTGCTGATCGCGCCGTTACAGGGCAAGGAGGAGCAGCTTCTGGCGTTAGAGCGCGTGCCGGAACTCGCGGCGAGCATCGAGGACCTTCGTGCAGAGCTCGTGCGGGAACGCCAGCATCACTTACAGCAGGAAAACGAGCTCACAACGCTCAACCAGCGAATTGAGGCTGCGCGGAAGGGGCTGCAGACGCTGGAGGCAGGCGAAGAATGGCAGCAGTTCGTCGCGCTCGAGCGCGAGCGATCGGCGTTGAAAGCGGAACTGGGCGAACTCGAGTTAAACGTGCAGAAGCTCTTCGCACCGCTCTCTAAACCGCTGACGCTGCTCATGAAACAGGACGAATCGGGCAGGCTAAGGCTCGCGCAGGCAGACCGGCGCGCGATCTTGTCGCTCCTCGAGTCGCCGGGTGAGGCACTTGAGGGCGATGTCACGGGCTCACTCACCAGTATAAAGGAACTCATTGAGAGCGATCCCACGGTATTGAAGGATCGTAAGCGCGAGAATGCGCTGAGCTGGCTGGCCAAGCTGCTCGAGCTCGATCTGGTCTCGATCGTAGAGAAACGACGGAGCTTGGAATCACAGATCACAGAACTGTCGACTTCCTGTGCACATGCCACGATAAGACAGGAGAAGGAGGAGCGCGAGCGGGCGCTTTCGGCCGCACAGGAGCAACGCACACAGGCGCAGGACGAACGTGAGCGCGCGGCAAAGCGAATTGCGTCGCTCGATGCTGATCTTGCTCATCAGAAGCAGTTCTTAGGTGCCGCACTGGCTGATCTTGCGGGCAAGGAGATCAAGCTCGTGCTCGAGGTGCCCTGAATTCACGGACGCCTCACCCGTCCCGTACAAACATAAGCGCAACGAGTATATCTTCGCTTCGTTGCTGTGCTCTGGGGATGCCCGTGCACTCATGCACGCTCGTCCCGTGTCACGGGGAACTTCTTGGCATTCCACGCGCGCATACTGCCGAGCACGTCGCAGCAGAGGTTGGTATAGCCTGCGCGGAGCAGGATGCTCGCAGCCAAGCTCGCACGGTGGCCAATATTGCAGAAAACGGAGATCGGACGATCGCGCGGGACTTCATCCAACCGATTCGGAAGCTGCCCCACGTAAATATGGAGCGCGCCTTTGATATGCCCTTCTCGCCATTCGTTCTCGTCACGCACGTCGAGCACAATAAGATCCTCGTCGCTCTCAAGCCGGCTTTTCAGCTCATCCACCGTCGAGAGCGCAAGCTGTTCAACCGGAAGGCCGGCATTGTACCACTGGACGATACCACCCTTAAGATATCCCGCAATCTGATCATATCCCAGGCGAATGAGGTAGCGGACCGCGGTCTCGAGCTCGGCACGGGACTCGAGCACCAGGAGCAGCGGGGTATCGTAAGAGAAGACCCAGCCAGCAAAGGCTGGTATCCCTCCGAGCCAGATATTGTACGCGCCCTTGATATGCGCCCCGCCAAAACCCGCTGGCGTTCGGGCATCGAGCACGACCGCGCCGTGCTCCAGTTCTTTCTTGAACTCGCTGGGCGGTAAGGGTGGTGGCAGCGAGATTCTACCCAGTCGAGGTGCGCCTTCAAGATTGTACCGCTCCATCTGGCGGAAATAGGGTGGACGTTCATGGTGCTCGCGAAGCTTCTGTGCGACAAATTCCTCCTTAGTTCGCACCTGCAGCACAGGATTTTGCTTCCGCTCGATACCTAACGTGCTTTCATTTCGCTCGCTGATGTTACTGCCGCAGACCGAGCCGGCACCGTGAGCGGGGCAGAGGATGACGCTATCGCCGAGCGGGAGAAGCTTCTCAAATATGCTCGTGTAGAGCAAACCAGCCAGTCGCCGCGCTTCATCTGGCCCGTACAGATCCGTTCGACCCGCGTCACTGACAAAGAGCGCATCGCCCGTGAAGACCATGATCGGCTCAGTACCGGTCGATCGGTCGGTCAAAACGTAGGACATGCTCTCATCAGTGTGGCCCGGAGTGTGCAGTGCGGAGAGCTCCAGACGCCCGATCTGGAATACCGCGCCCTCATGCAGCCTTGTGCCGTAGCCCCAGTCCAGACCCGGACCGTGAAAGATCTCTGCACCGGTGCGCTCAGCCAGCTCAATCGACCCGACTACATAGTCCTCATTCCGATGCGTCTCGAAGATGTACCTGATACGCAGCTCCTCACGCGCTGCAAGCTCGAGATAGATCTCGCCATCCCTGCGCGGATCAACAACCGCTGCGGTAGCCTGAGAGCCAATAAAGTACGAGTTATGCGCCAAGCCCGGCGATGTAATTCGGTTAAAGATCACACTCCTTCCCTCCTACCGATCATAGGAACACATCATATATAAAAAGTGCGAGACGCAAGCAGTGCAGGCGATCGTTTATGCTTCACTCTTTTAATCGCAGAAAATATCACTGTCAGTCAGGAGACGAGAAAATAGTACATGAGCGGTCAAACAGGGGATGTTACTACGACGCTACTCACCCGCAATGATCATTGATGCGCGTGTGCGGCCGCCGTACAAGAGTTTGCAGCAGGTGCTGGCATCCGCGCCGGGAGCGCGGCCATCGGTCAAGCGCAGCCCACTTGTTAGCGGCTACGAACGGCCAGCGTCGATGGCCCAGAAATCGCTCGAACTCTTCATCGCAGAGATGGATGCGGCTGGCATTACTCGTGGTGTGCTGGTAGGCCGCCAGGCAGGGCACCGTAAGGCTTCAAACGATGATATCGCAGAACTCCGTGACCGGTACCCAGATCGATTCCCCGTGGCGCTCGCCGGTATTAACGGAACAGACGTGAATGCGGCGGTCGCAGAGATCGAGCGGACCATCACGGACCTGAAGTTTGCGGGCGTTGCGATCGATCCCGGATGGTGGGCGCCACCATGCTACGTGGACGATAAACGGATTTATCCGATTTATGCGCTGTGTGCAGAGCTTGGCGGCGTGCTGTATCTAACCTGCAGCTTGATGCAGGGCCCGGATATTTCATACGCAGAGCCCTATCGCATCCAGCGGGTCGCGACTGACTTCCCAACGCTCAAGATTGTGGTGGTGCATGGCGCGTTCCCCTTTGTCCGCGAGATGATCGGGGTGATGATCGCGAATGCGTCGCTGGGTAACCTGTGGGTGCTGCCCGACTTCTTCCAGTTCATTCCCGGGTTCCCAGGTGGACAGGAGTGGGTGGACGCCGCGAACCATTATTTGAGCGATCGAGTACTCTATGGCTCTTCGTATCCCGTGAGGCCATTGCAGCAGAGCCTGGTAGAGTTTAGGAGATTCTCGTACAGGCCTGAGGTGCTGGAGCGATTGCTCTGGAAGAATGCGGCAGAGCTGTTAGGGATAAGGGATTAATGAGGGGCTTATCGCAGTTACTAACTCAGTTGAAGGGGCTTGAAAAAACGGTGGTGATGTGAGCTACATGGACAAATTGAGCGCCACGCTCAAAGCGGAACTGGTGGCCATTGGAACGGTTACTGTGGACGAGTCTGTGCTCTCAGGCATCTCTGTATCCACAGCGGGGCCCGGTACGGGGCTCAAATCGATCTTCTTCCGATTCAACGGGCATCGCGTACGGTTGGAGCTCGCAAAGGACTCGCCGCTCACGATGGTCAAGGCGAACGGCGCGGTGATCATCATGAAGGCCGGCAGGGAGCTGGTGCGCGGCGAACTCGAGCAGATCCTCGCGCATTGCCCCGAGCAGGCGTATATCACGCTGAGCGAGCGCTGCGTTTATGATTGTAAATTCTGCACCGTGCCCCTCCTGCAGGGTGGAGTCAAGAGCATTGATGAGGTCCTTGGAACGGTTGAGCGTGCAGCGAAGACGGGCAAGCTGAGGGCGATCGCACTCACCACGGGTGTTGCGCACTCACCCGAGGATGAGATCGACCGCGTGATTGAAGTAGTGAAAGCGTTGAAGCGGTTCAACCTGCCCATCCCGAGTTCGGTATGATTATCGGCTTGGTTTTTGACGAAGTAGTGAAAGCGTTGAAGCGGTTCAACCTGCCCATCGGCGTCTCGGTCCATCCCACTAACGATTCATCACAGCGGCTTAAGGACGCGGGCGTTACGGAGGTTAAGTATAACGTAGAGACAATGGACCGCAGGATCTTTGAACGAGTCTGCAGTGGACGGAAAGGATTCTCACTCGACTTCATTCTTGACTCATTGCGGGATGCTGTACGGGTCTTTGGGAAGAATCACGTCTCCACGAACATCATCATCGGGCTCGGAGAAACGGACGACTGCGTGCGAACGGGTGTGGAGCATCTGGCGAAGATGGGCGTCATTCCTATTCTCCGACCGATCACGATCCCGCAGCTCCGTAAAGACGAATTAAAAGAGGCTATTAGACCCAGTGGAGAACGGCTGCTGAAGCTCGGCATAATGACCCGCGAGATGGTGGAAAAGTACGGGCTTAACGTTGAGGAGGCGCAGACGATGTGTCTCCCGTGCACCGGCTGCGACCTCACCCCTGTTCGCGATGTCTGAGTGAC
This Methanomicrobia archaeon DNA region includes the following protein-coding sequences:
- a CDS encoding MBL fold metallo-hydrolase is translated as MIFNRITSPGLAHNSYFIGSQATAAVVDPRRDGEIYLELAAREELRIRYIFETHRNEDYVVGSIELAERTGAEIFHGPGLDWGYGTRLHEGAVFQIGRLELSALHTPGHTDESMSYVLTDRSTGTEPIMVFTGDALFVSDAGRTDLYGPDEARRLAGLLYTSIFEKLLPLGDSVILCPAHGAGSVCGSNISERNESTLGIERKQNPVLQVRTKEEFVAQKLREHHERPPYFRQMERYNLEGAPRLGRISLPPPLPPSEFKKELEHGAVVLDARTPAGFGGAHIKGAYNIWLGGIPAFAGWVFSYDTPLLLVLESRAELETAVRYLIRLGYDQIAGYLKGGIVQWYNAGLPVEQLALSTVDELKSRLESDEDLIVLDVRDENEWREGHIKGALHIYVGQLPNRLDEVPRDRPISVFCNIGHRASLAASILLRAGYTNLCCDVLGSMRAWNAKKFPVTRDERA
- a CDS encoding amidohydrolase, with translation MLLRRYSPAMIIDARVRPPYKSLQQVLASAPGARPSVKRSPLVSGYERPASMAQKSLELFIAEMDAAGITRGVLVGRQAGHRKASNDDIAELRDRYPDRFPVALAGINGTDVNAAVAEIERTITDLKFAGVAIDPGWWAPPCYVDDKRIYPIYALCAELGGVLYLTCSLMQGPDISYAEPYRIQRVATDFPTLKIVVVHGAFPFVREMIGVMIANASLGNLWVLPDFFQFIPGFPGGQEWVDAANHYLSDRVLYGSSYPVRPLQQSLVEFRRFSYRPEVLERLLWKNAAELLGIRD